GGGATCAACCTCGTCGCCCAGACGTTCGCCCGCGAGCGCGTTTCCGCCGGAGACGAGATCATCCTCTCGGCGATCGAGCACCACTCGAACATCGTGCCGTGGCAGATGCTCGCGGCGGAGAAGGGGGCGAACATCCGCGTCATCCCGGTCGACGACCGCGGAGACCTGATCCTCGACGCCTACGAGGAGCTCTTCTCCCCGCGCACGCGGCTCGTCGCCGTGACTCACATGTCGAACGCGCTCGGGACGATTCCCCCGGTCGAGCGGATCGTGAAGATGGCGCACGCGCGCGGCGTTCCGGTGCTGGTGGATGGAGCCCAGGCGGTTCCGCACTTGCGCGTTGACGTGCAGGATCTGGATTGCGATTTCTATGCCTTTTCGGCGCACAAGATG
This genomic interval from Thermoanaerobaculia bacterium contains the following:
- a CDS encoding aminotransferase class V-fold PLP-dependent enzyme, whose amino-acid sequence is MKSSSESLQLNEPLVETAVRPAGFDVEQIRLDFPVLHQKVHGKPLVYLDNAATTQKPRAVIDATTHYYETDNSNIHRGVHALSERATKLYEDARVKLARFLGAPDARSIVFTRNSTEGINLVAQTFARERVSAGDEIILSAIEHHSNIVPWQMLAAEKGANIRVIPVDDRGDLILDAYEELFSPRTRLVAVTHMSNALGTIPPVERIVKMAHARGVPVLVDGAQAVPHLRVDVQDLDCDFYAFSAHKM